A single window of Halobacillus naozhouensis DNA harbors:
- a CDS encoding DUF2254 domain-containing protein codes for MKHQNKLQATIKKYKNMSKREKWHQIYSNLWVTPIIYAGLSLLLFAITVWADLKMEFGNMMPSILSANYQLTETILSTLTGGLLSLNAFTFYGVLTALTTFAGQYSPRILKNFMMTKVTQRTLGIFNGSFLYVLFCLLFLNGEAASQYCLIPVTATLLTALCLGTFAFFINYIVTWLQVSNMTGDMKMESIDIIENSLLNELDPYRVEDEGTINAQLPEYKAHHIGLDDSGYLQTIDFIPLIEEAYKDDLIIRLEYKVGSFVFSSMPLLTYWKKNERTTINEYKYKNMFHTGNSQTEIQDIEFSINKFVEIAIRALGNDDPKTATDTLYDIGDLLINISQKAKLTPYLTDKDSNLRLILQNLTFDDYLYIGFASIRHYARDNVGITVELLKVLDAIARAVSKRDHQAVWEFAFYTASGFEYEYMHHLDERKFYNGLFNIAKATGHEDDYRSLMEGSPTNLKGPL; via the coding sequence ATGAAGCATCAGAACAAACTCCAAGCCACAATAAAGAAGTACAAAAACATGTCCAAAAGAGAGAAATGGCACCAAATTTACTCCAACCTTTGGGTGACGCCGATTATTTATGCAGGGTTATCTCTATTGCTTTTTGCCATTACCGTGTGGGCCGATCTGAAAATGGAGTTTGGTAACATGATGCCATCTATTTTGAGTGCAAACTATCAATTGACCGAAACCATTTTAAGTACCTTAACGGGGGGACTTTTATCATTAAACGCCTTTACCTTTTATGGTGTGTTAACAGCATTAACGACTTTCGCTGGCCAATATTCACCGAGAATCCTAAAGAATTTTATGATGACCAAAGTGACACAGCGAACCCTAGGGATTTTTAACGGGAGTTTCCTGTATGTATTGTTTTGTCTATTGTTTCTAAACGGCGAAGCAGCCTCTCAATATTGTTTGATCCCGGTCACAGCAACCTTACTAACTGCTTTATGTTTAGGGACTTTTGCCTTTTTTATTAACTACATTGTCACTTGGCTTCAAGTATCCAATATGACGGGAGATATGAAAATGGAATCCATTGATATTATTGAGAATTCCTTACTTAATGAGCTTGATCCTTACAGGGTAGAAGATGAAGGGACAATAAATGCTCAACTCCCGGAATATAAGGCACATCACATAGGCCTTGATGATTCGGGTTATTTACAAACGATTGACTTTATTCCATTGATTGAGGAAGCATATAAAGATGATCTCATTATTCGCCTAGAATACAAAGTTGGGAGTTTTGTCTTTAGCTCAATGCCCTTGTTAACCTACTGGAAGAAGAATGAGAGAACAACCATTAATGAATATAAATATAAAAATATGTTCCATACAGGAAATAGTCAAACCGAAATTCAGGATATAGAATTCAGTATCAATAAATTTGTGGAAATTGCGATTCGTGCCTTGGGAAATGATGACCCCAAAACAGCAACTGACACCCTTTATGATATTGGAGATTTATTAATCAATATTTCTCAGAAGGCGAAGTTGACTCCTTATTTAACCGATAAAGATTCTAACCTTCGTCTTATTTTACAAAACCTTACCTTTGACGATTATTTATACATTGGATTCGCTTCTATACGGCATTATGCAAGAGATAACGTGGGCATTACCGTTGAGTTACTTAAAGTCCTTGATGCGATTGCACGAGCAGTGAGTAAACGAGATCACCAGGCTGTCTGGGAATTTGCTTTCTATACGGCCAGTGGATTCGAATACGAGTATATGCACCATCTGGATGAAAGAAAGTTTTATAATGGACTGTTTAATATCGCCAAAGCAACGGGGCACGAGGACGATTATAGAAGCCTTATGGAGGGGTCTCCGACCAATCTGAAGGGTCCTCTATAA
- a CDS encoding alpha/beta fold hydrolase, translating to MPKIQVRDIQMYYEEKGEGPVLVMIMGLGANLDWWGDDFRNDLSREFRTIAFDNRGSGRTDRPTTGYTIANFARDTIELMNKLDIKKAHIMGFSMGGMVAQEIALHYPERVDKLVLGCTNCGGDQQVPADEDVRAWLQKENSGTQGKVKDHLVHILFPHKFASTHKEFIKEVLKWAGKAPIDAMSFQRQLRMIFQWDGNYDRLTGLTVPVLVMHGQEDAIIPAENANILNKMIPESELRLFEGGGHGFNTQFPHKVSTEVLSFLNHNH from the coding sequence TTGCCAAAAATACAAGTCAGAGATATTCAAATGTATTATGAGGAAAAAGGAGAAGGACCTGTACTCGTCATGATTATGGGTCTTGGAGCAAACCTAGATTGGTGGGGAGATGATTTTCGAAACGACCTTTCCAGGGAATTTCGTACAATCGCTTTCGATAACCGTGGTTCCGGACGCACAGACAGACCAACCACGGGTTATACTATTGCCAATTTTGCCAGAGATACGATTGAACTAATGAACAAACTAGACATAAAAAAAGCCCATATCATGGGGTTCTCTATGGGTGGGATGGTAGCACAAGAGATTGCTTTGCATTACCCGGAGAGAGTGGATAAGTTAGTTTTAGGTTGTACAAACTGCGGAGGCGATCAACAAGTTCCCGCAGATGAAGACGTACGAGCATGGCTGCAGAAAGAAAATAGCGGAACACAGGGAAAAGTAAAAGACCACCTCGTTCATATCCTTTTTCCTCACAAATTTGCATCCACACACAAGGAATTTATTAAAGAGGTGTTAAAATGGGCAGGAAAAGCGCCGATTGATGCTATGTCCTTCCAACGTCAATTAAGGATGATCTTTCAATGGGACGGTAATTACGATCGGTTGACTGGGCTTACTGTTCCAGTGCTAGTCATGCATGGTCAGGAAGACGCGATTATTCCAGCCGAAAACGCTAATATCTTAAATAAAATGATACCAGAATCGGAATTGCGTTTATTTGAAGGAGGCGGGCATGGGTTTAATACCCAATTCCCCCATAAAGTATCAACGGAGGTTCTGTCATTTTTGAACCACAATCATTAA
- a CDS encoding DUF2812 domain-containing protein — translation MRRFKVFFNIEKEEQWLNEQLQKGYRCTNISGLGIYTFEKTDKRYVMRLDYQDYLPKKKFVEYKGIYEDFGWVYIKGFWLGGIRYWQKEDDAQNEIFSDRQSKGNYYKRLMGYSFGLGMLCLAFSYMLYKDSGLYLTEGLWSMKGALFWKALLFETPFVLLRLFPALLVVFFGSSFYKAYRKYSMLKEK, via the coding sequence ATGAGGAGGTTTAAAGTATTTTTTAATATTGAAAAAGAAGAGCAATGGCTGAACGAGCAATTACAAAAAGGCTATCGCTGTACAAATATTAGTGGATTAGGAATATACACTTTCGAAAAAACTGACAAGAGATATGTTATGCGACTTGATTATCAAGATTATTTACCAAAGAAAAAGTTCGTGGAATACAAAGGGATATATGAAGATTTCGGTTGGGTCTATATAAAGGGGTTCTGGCTTGGTGGAATACGGTATTGGCAAAAAGAAGATGATGCTCAAAATGAAATCTTCTCGGATCGTCAATCAAAGGGTAATTATTATAAAAGATTAATGGGTTATTCATTTGGGTTGGGTATGCTGTGTTTGGCTTTTTCTTATATGCTTTACAAGGATTCGGGATTATATTTAACTGAAGGTCTTTGGAGTATGAAAGGTGCATTATTTTGGAAAGCACTTTTATTTGAAACTCCATTTGTCCTTTTGAGGTTGTTTCCCGCACTTCTGGTTGTTTTTTTTGGTAGCAGTTTCTATAAAGCTTATCGAAAGTATTCAATGTTAAAAGAAAAATAA
- a CDS encoding PadR family transcriptional regulator has product MKHKLLPLSETMHYILLALREPLHGYAVMQKIEKISNGNVILAAGTLYGAIENLNKHGWIEPVGNSGRRKVYMITTEGSAILKMEQERLLHILSLYEGSESNEEV; this is encoded by the coding sequence ATGAAACATAAATTATTGCCGTTGTCTGAAACCATGCATTATATTTTATTAGCTCTACGTGAGCCACTCCACGGCTATGCCGTAATGCAGAAGATAGAAAAAATAAGTAATGGTAACGTTATTTTAGCGGCTGGTACATTATATGGGGCAATTGAAAACTTGAATAAACATGGTTGGATTGAACCTGTTGGAAATTCAGGGCGGAGAAAAGTTTATATGATAACTACAGAAGGAAGCGCCATTTTGAAAATGGAACAAGAAAGACTATTGCATATTTTATCCTTGTATGAAGGAAGTGAATCAAATGAGGAGGTTTAA
- the istB gene encoding IS21-like element helper ATPase IstB has protein sequence MNIRDMCKSLRLAYVADIYEKIPFENETQYLEALFRKEFELREEAKAERLIKKAKFVNYKNLADFQWGDQIRFPPQLDRTELIDLHFISQKENVVLTGSPGTGKTHLATGLGREACKKGYEVRFYRVSDLVDMLERMWREGKLQQFRNRFKKVDLIILDEMGYIPFSKEGAELLFQLITDWYEQKSIIITSNLEFSQWNRIFVDSRLTAALVDRVIHHAHVLTFAGDSYRVSHALSRQNN, from the coding sequence ATGAACATTAGGGATATGTGTAAAAGCTTACGATTGGCTTATGTAGCTGACATTTACGAAAAAATTCCATTTGAAAATGAAACGCAATACTTAGAAGCACTCTTCCGTAAGGAATTTGAATTAAGAGAAGAAGCAAAAGCTGAACGTCTGATTAAAAAAGCAAAGTTCGTTAATTATAAAAACCTTGCGGATTTTCAATGGGGAGATCAAATAAGGTTTCCTCCTCAGCTAGATCGTACTGAATTGATAGATCTACACTTTATTTCTCAGAAAGAGAATGTAGTTCTAACAGGTTCTCCAGGTACAGGGAAGACTCATTTAGCGACAGGGTTAGGCCGGGAGGCGTGTAAGAAAGGCTATGAGGTCCGATTCTACCGAGTGTCTGATCTAGTTGATATGTTAGAAAGAATGTGGAGAGAAGGAAAGCTCCAACAGTTTAGGAATCGCTTTAAAAAAGTGGATCTAATCATTTTAGATGAGATGGGATACATTCCATTTAGTAAAGAAGGAGCCGAGCTGCTTTTTCAACTCATCACCGATTGGTATGAACAGAAGAGCATCATAATCACTTCAAACCTGGAATTTAGTCAATGGAATCGTATTTTTGTGGACTCGAGACTTACGGCAGCTTTGGTTGACCGGGTTATACATCATGCCCATGTACTTACATTTGCGGGAGATAGTTACAGAGTCAGCCATGCTTTATCAAGGCAAAACAACTGA
- the istA gene encoding IS21 family transposase, with translation MTKINHIKTLRNHEDVSINEIANRAQVNWRTAKKYADEEQVPKEKQMARKGMMYEEHWGEIVTDWLIEDRKLKLKLRRKNKTIFQQLQGHGFEGSYRTVCYFIAEWKEGKNNSEEIKDKNSERLNHPPAEAQVDFGITEAVKDGKFIDVHCLVMSLPYSNAALTVPLPGENQECFLYGLKKIFERLGGVPRKLRIDNLKAAVIKARDKDGEAIFTDEFLQFANFYRFEIQACNVRKGNEKGHVENKVGYVRYNFVTPSPIIESYEDLTNILNEKLVQDRQRIHYSKEVRIQELLDEEMNHALALPEEDYPIFKEMKVTANKYGEITIDSKKEHIPKGYNFSYLHLVLYWDRYKVVSPYGEILHSDFRPYMNKSRNIPWLSIMRAWASKPRSVPYSRYNPYLPGRIAAYLNIESLTLRKERLHWLINLLINHDMEEINERFYDLLQHQPERISDSTSHPYDVDWSKYDLLQPSAKEDGEQRI, from the coding sequence ATGACTAAAATCAATCATATCAAAACTTTACGAAATCATGAAGACGTTTCTATTAATGAAATCGCTAATCGAGCTCAAGTGAATTGGCGTACCGCCAAGAAATATGCGGATGAAGAGCAAGTCCCAAAAGAAAAACAGATGGCTCGAAAAGGAATGATGTATGAGGAACATTGGGGAGAAATCGTAACGGACTGGCTTATAGAAGATCGAAAACTAAAGCTAAAACTGAGAAGGAAAAATAAGACCATATTTCAACAACTTCAAGGTCATGGGTTTGAAGGGTCCTACCGGACCGTCTGTTATTTCATTGCTGAGTGGAAAGAAGGAAAGAATAATTCAGAGGAAATTAAAGATAAAAATAGTGAAAGGTTAAATCACCCCCCGGCTGAAGCCCAAGTGGACTTTGGAATAACTGAAGCTGTTAAAGACGGTAAATTTATCGATGTTCATTGTTTAGTGATGAGCCTACCTTATAGTAATGCAGCTTTAACTGTTCCTCTCCCGGGGGAAAATCAGGAATGCTTTTTATACGGGTTAAAGAAGATCTTCGAGCGACTGGGTGGAGTACCGCGAAAGCTTAGAATCGATAATTTGAAAGCCGCCGTTATTAAAGCAAGGGATAAGGATGGCGAAGCCATCTTTACAGATGAATTTCTTCAGTTCGCTAATTTCTATAGATTTGAAATCCAAGCGTGTAATGTGCGTAAGGGGAATGAGAAAGGGCACGTTGAAAATAAAGTAGGATATGTAAGATATAACTTCGTTACTCCTTCTCCAATCATAGAAAGCTATGAGGATCTAACCAATATCTTAAATGAAAAACTAGTACAAGATCGTCAGCGAATTCACTACTCAAAGGAAGTCCGTATTCAAGAATTGCTTGATGAAGAAATGAACCATGCCCTAGCTCTGCCGGAGGAAGATTATCCGATATTTAAAGAAATGAAGGTGACGGCTAACAAGTATGGAGAAATCACTATAGACAGCAAGAAAGAGCATATTCCTAAAGGATATAATTTTAGTTATCTTCATCTAGTACTTTATTGGGACCGTTATAAAGTGGTCTCTCCTTACGGAGAAATTCTGCACTCGGACTTTCGTCCATATATGAACAAAAGTCGAAATATTCCTTGGCTTTCCATTATGAGAGCCTGGGCGTCCAAACCAAGATCAGTTCCTTATTCAAGATATAACCCATATTTGCCAGGGCGCATAGCAGCTTATCTAAATATTGAATCACTTACTTTACGAAAAGAACGATTGCATTGGTTGATCAACCTATTAATCAATCATGATATGGAGGAAATTAATGAAAGGTTTTATGATCTCCTCCAACACCAACCTGAAAGAATCTCTGATTCTACTTCCCATCCTTACGACGTTGATTGGTCCAAATACGACCTATTACAACCAAGCGCGAAAGAGGATGGTGAGCAGCGAATATGA